ATGAACTATAGTGGGTAGTATCACCTTTTGAATTAGAGCTATTTTCCAGaaacattttctaaaactatttttaattgattaaatcACTCACATGAGCGATGAAGTGTAATATAAATCCCACAAAATCACTCAGACGAGCGATAAAGCGATGTGGGAGAGAACAATCATGCAAGAACTTTGAAAATGATAGCATTTGTCCTCATAGATTTTGTTGGTTGGTAGTACTAGTAGTATTAATGTTGTTCATAAATTAAGTACTTATTAGGACTGTAGATATTCGAGTTTTCGACTTTTACAATGATATATGGAATGCTTACTTTGCTATTATTCACCTTCTTCTTCCCTGTTCTTGAACTAGGACTGGTTAAGGCTGTATGGCCTCGTTGTGATTCGAGCAACCGAAAATGTCATATGTACTAAGGACTTTGATTGCTGATCACACACAACATGCATAGACAGTGATTTGGTATGCTTGATTTTCGGAAACATGTTTTTAGTGTTTAAATTCAAACTGAATACTTGTTTTGTAATGCTAGGTTGTTGTTTTTTCTTGTTCCGATTTGCTTATGAAATCTGAGAAACAATGGAGAATGCAATGCTTTTAAGTTCTGGTTACTCAATTGGGTGTCATCTTTACTCATCAAGCTGCAAAATTTCTAAGTCCCAGAAGAAAATCGGGTTTCTTATCTTTACTGCAAAGGTGAGTTAAAACCAAACTCTGAGGCGTTCTTATATGAAAGTGTTGAACTTGGTAGAGAGTAAAACTAATTTGGGCTTTTTCATCCCTTTTAGGCAAACCCTTCTCATGGAAAGTTGGTGATGAACTCTTCCTATCGGAAGAGGTCTAGCAAGCTTAGTGGAGAGCCACAAACCAGCTCAAACACAATTGAAAAGTCAGTTATTTCTCTTGAGGCATATTGTTCTGTGTTAATTTGTGATAATGGTTTGAAGATTGTAAAAGTTTTGACATGATTCTAGGAGGACAACAGTCAAGAAAGCAGGGAAGAGAGAGCATCACTTAtggaagaaaagagattctgcTGGTTCGGGGCAGAAGGCACTCAATCTTATTAGAATAGTGAGTTTTCAAGCATCTTCTCTTTGTATAAGATTGTGTATTGTTTGAACAAAAAAATGAAGCTCTAGATTTCTTCTTTTCTTGATTGTTTTTACAATGTTGGGAAACCCGAAAATGGCAGATATCTGATCTTCCTAATGAGAAAGAGGCTGTGTATGGAGCATTAAACAAATGGATAGCTTGGGAAACTGAGTTTCCTGTGATTGCAGCAGCTAAGGCTTTGAGAATTTTACGAAAGAGGAGTCAATGGAAACGCGTAATCCAAGTATGACATCTTTGTGTGATCCAATTATTACAACATTTTGGTGGTTGGTAATCTTTGTGTTTCTTAGGTAGCAAAATGGATGTTGAGCAAAGGTCAAGGAGCGACAATGGGGACATACGACGCTCTTCTACTAGCGTTCGATATGGATCAGAGAGTTGATGAAGCTGAAGCACTATGGAACATGATTTTGCATACTCATAAACGTTCTATCTCGAAGCAATTGTTTTCTAGAATGATTTCTTTGTATGATCATCATGGCATGAAAGATAAGATAATAGAGGTAAGATAAATTATTTGTAGATAATTAGACAGCGATAGTTCTCAATCTTATGTTTTCATTTTCGAGAAAATCAGGTATTCGCAGACATGGAGGAACTGCGTGTAAGACCGGATGATGATACTGTGAGAAGAGTGGCTTATGCTTTTCAGGAATTAGGccaagaagagaagaaaaacctTCTTGTAAGAAAATATGGATGCAAATGGAAGTACATTCACTTCAAGGGCGAACGAATTAGGGTGCGAAGGGACGCATTTTCTGAGGAAGAAGACGATGAAAGTTGAGGGATTGCTTAGGAAAAGCTTAGGGTTCTTTCCAATGTTCAGTTTGATCTCTTTTATAAGCTCAACACTAGTAATTGAGATTAAGAGTGGTAATTCGTGTTTAGCGTATTGTATTGTGTTGAGATCTTAAATTGAACATGGCTCATGAGGTTTTACACTACATTGTTGTTTATAGTGTTATTGTTTCGTGTGGAGTTCTtaaatttagtttgaatagttaaCATAAAATCTCGAGTCATGTTCGTGTCAAACCTGTGTGTCGTTACATGAATTGCCACCCCTAATTGAGATCACACACTAGTTTTGACATATAGGCCTCTCAACACACTTGAGCCATGTACAAATAGTAATAGAACTCTTATGTAATTGATTTTATAATAGGATTTTTTCCATTGTGATCAATAAGATTACTTTATTTTCATTCCTTATACTAAATCTTAAAAGTGCTTTGCTGCTGATCAATGCTTTTCTGATAAACTTATATTTGGTAGACTAACTTATTGTGTTTTTTGTCCAGTATAATGGCAAGGATGATAATCAATATCCCCTGACAATTTGTACAGGGAAATTTAGTTTGGTATTGTTTCACTATGTCCCTATAATCTAACTAAGTTGAGGAAACTTGAAAGAGAGAAAGCAACTAAGCTAAAGAGACTGCAATTGGACTTCGAACGACATGGTTTCCGTCGAGCCAAGAATACCACCCGAAACTGTACTCTTTAGTGCTGTTTTTGTTTTCAAGTAACTCACTCCTTGCTTTAACTGTCAATGTGAAGCTCTTCTTCTGACCGACGTGAGTAAAGGACAAGAGACTCGGGGAAGCTTCAACCGAGATACCCAATGGAGGTTTCGATTCGAAGAAGTAAACACTCTTGGCATTGCCCACATTGGTGACAGTTCTTTTGACAGTGATTGTTTTAACAAGTTTAGAGATAGACAAGGAAGGATAGTTGAGTTCCATTGCTGAGGGCGCGTTTGGTGGGCACTTGAATGATTTGTCAGCACCTTGGAGTCCAGAATTGCAGAAGTGGAGAAGATAGTCTACGTAAGAAGCATCGTAGACAAGGCCGGGATCTGCTGCCTTGGCTGGACGGAAATAACCAGCGCCATAGGAGAAGGAGTTTGCTAAACCTCCAGTCTCGTCGCTTAACCCTTCGCCCATGTTGTTCGTCAGGCCAGCTGAAATGTTGACATGGAACAAAACGAGGTTAGATTAAGACCCTGTTTGGTTAAGCTTCTACTTTTGCTTATAGTTAGAAGTATCGACTTACTTTGCTGTTTGGataactattaataaattattttaattttaaaaatagcttCTCAAAACACTACTATAAGGACTAGTTTAGTTCTAAGACTAACATACTTTCAATTGGTACAAGTATTTTCTTGGTAATTATCTGAAATGCCCATCTAAGATATATGCTCATTTAGTATGTGGATTCTCTCATAATATGAATTTTTACAAGCTGAGTTAAAAATCACCTGTGGTCATGAGAGCAGATCTTATGGCTGCACTGCTCCAAGTTGGATGAATGGCCTTAAGAAGTGCTACAGCTGCTGCAACATGAGGGCAAGACATTGAAGTTCCCGAAAGTATGTTATACTTGACGATTCGGGGATCTATATCGCTCGAAAATTTAGAAGGAGAATCTCCACCACTCCATGCTGCCAAGATATTCAATCCCGGAGCTGTTATGTCCGGCTGCCATAGATCAAAATCAAACAATTAGAACCCGAAATTCTCACAAAGGCGATAAATAGAGAAGAAGTTTAGAGTACCTTGAGAATATTCGGCTCTATAACATTTGGACCCCTGCTAGAGAAGCCGGCAACAGAAGGTGCTGGTTTGGTATGTAACACAGTCCTTGCTGGCATGATATATGCTCTTGGATTCTTTGTTGACATGATGTACTTGAGAACTTTCATGGCATTGTTGTAAGTCAATGCTGTCGCCGGAAGGAAGTGAGCATCGCAAGGTACCTCGCCTCCACTCGCCTTATCATTTCCCAATATGTAACCAACTCCACCGGCTTGCTTCACTACTTTGCCTTTTCCAACTCTTGAGTTGTTTCCTCTATTGCATAATATGATCTTTCCTTTAGCCTTTTCAGGGGAAAGAGAGTTCTCAAGACAAAGTCTGCAACACAATTTATCAGGTTTGTCATAATCTTATGAtgcattcttttatttttccatttcggGAACCAGGTTCTAGAGATAAGAGAATTAAGGATACCAACCAGAAAGATTAACGCAACCATAAGGAAAAACAAATACAACGAGTTAACTAATCAGTAAGATTGATGAAGTAGCAATTAACGCAAAAACAACGAATTGGAAAGCAATAGTCATGTTTCTTACGATGCATTTGTTCTTGAGACACCCGGTTTGGCCAAATCTGCAGCATATGCCAAAGGGTACAACTTCCTTCTCAACTTACTTGGTGTAACAGTTTCTCCCTAATCATGATCAAGATTATAATAAACAAGTCAAATAACAAGATATGTATATGCATTATTATGTAGGctattgttatttttcattatgcTCACCATAATTCTCTGTCCATTTCCAAGCACAACAGGCGCGCGAAACTCCCTATCAACACTGCTCGCCCCAACAGTGAGTATCCACGGCGCAGGGTTAGACAGAGTGCCCGGTCCAGGGCCACTATTCCCAGCACTACAAACCACAGTAATGTTTTTCTTGGCAGCATGCAATGCTCCAATAGCAATGCCATCATCGCTATAGTTAACAGGTTTCGTCGTCCCTATTGAGATACTCATCAAGTGGACGCCATCTGCAATGGCGTCGTCCATAGCTGCAAGCATGTCTTCCATAAAACATGTGTTGCCTACAGCCTTTTGTTTCCCGGGTATCGCCCAACATACCTTGTAGATGGCTAACCGAGCTAATGGTGCACCCCCAGAGGCTGTGCCATTGGCAAAGCCACCGAGAGCAGAGGCACCGTGTACAGTTCGGCCTGCCACGGTGGAAGCAGTGTGAGTACCGTGACCATCTTTGTCACGAGGCGAACGGTAGTCTTCTGATGTGTTAAGACGGCCATAATATTGCTCGAAACCTTTGAGGTAATATCTTGCTCCAATTAACTTTCTGTGTAAATTAATATGAAAACTTGCTTATATTCATAATTTAACATAGAAAATTAGTTGAAATAATTACATGAGATCATACTAATTTAACTTtttattaacatatttcacaaaTGAATAAAGTGTTACAACTTCTAACAAgttcaaaattattaattaaacaatcttAATCTCGATAATATTGAgactaaaaaattaagaaatatccacagatatttaaaaaatatcatggATATTTCGAAAAGGGCGGTTCATATAAACCACAATCAGATCAAATTATTTGAAACCAAACCAAATGAATCTGGTGTCAATAGTTTGAAAATATCGATATTTCATTCCTTGGACATAACAAAAAAGAGATGGCCCCATTCATAACCCTTTCCCAAAAGAAAAtattcaaagaaaattctagCTATTGGCCATTTGTGATGACCAATTAATACACAATAATTAGGAATCTTTCCTTACACACAAGCTATTGACTtagaaataattataaataaaaacaaacaagcaAAGAAAAGGGTACAAAAGTTAGAAAGAAAGAAACATGTAGAGCCTGCTTTTGGTCATTATTTAATAATAGAGtgatgtatatacatatatatatatatataatgcatAGGGTATAGGAATACATATATAACACTGTTGAAAGTTCACAAGATGGGGTAATATTGCAACAAGCCAAAACTCTCATTAATCACTTACTTTGTCCTTATACAAATAGACAACTCtcttatatcatatatatatatatcattatataTTCATGTGTATGTACAAGACCAGTATTATAAAAAACTGTAAAGTATCAATATTGGACACTATCAGTGTCTAATGtgtaatagcaatgctcatatATAATAGGATCAATACTATTTCAGAGTTTGTGTTTTAcaagaattactaattagatcttttattttattaaataataataaaataggcTCTGTATGTTGcaaaatagtacaaaatagAACGCTAACTCAATATTCGataactttttttaatataactagcTTGAAGATAATTCTTAGTCCGATCAAATATAGAAAACATAATCAGTTTTGTCATAATACCTCTAGATTAAGTTAttgttaagttttattttgacaaaaaatcaattcaaagtattattttgtaaaagaCAAAATCcaaattatcatttaacaaaactaaaaattcaatccgtaacttttacaaaacacaagtctaaaataatatttacactATGTAATAAAACATAACACAAAAACCATTGCAGGCAGAGATATAATCTTGGAAACATGATATGTTGTAGGACAGTATGCAGAGTCTTAGTTTTTGCATTGGAAAATGTCCAATTAATCatacatataattatttatatatatatctatatatacattatatgtatGGCTAACTAAACTAAGATCAAccaaataataattcataataatactTGATGGTAAGCTATTATATAATGTTATGCATATATAGAAAAGACATTTCAAGTCTAAGATCAACTTTAATGTTTAtgcatataaatatgtatatatattttcttttttttctatcCCAAAAGCATAAACTTCACACGTGAATATACTATGTATTTCTTACAAGGTCAAGCAAGTGGTGTTTGACAATGACTACTGCACCTTCTTTAGACTTAGATAAATTATGAGTATTTGGAATCAAACTAtacaaacatatacatacatatacatatacatatatatatatatatatagatatatatcaCTATAGGTCCCATTTATCAATAGGAAAACTCTCTTATTTGT
This region of Cannabis sativa cultivar Pink pepper isolate KNU-18-1 chromosome 7, ASM2916894v1, whole genome shotgun sequence genomic DNA includes:
- the LOC115697577 gene encoding pentatricopeptide repeat-containing protein At4g18975, chloroplastic, with translation MENAMLLSSGYSIGCHLYSSSCKISKSQKKIGFLIFTAKANPSHGKLVMNSSYRKRSSKLSGEPQTSSNTIEKRTTVKKAGKREHHLWKKRDSAGSGQKALNLIRIISDLPNEKEAVYGALNKWIAWETEFPVIAAAKALRILRKRSQWKRVIQVAKWMLSKGQGATMGTYDALLLAFDMDQRVDEAEALWNMILHTHKRSISKQLFSRMISLYDHHGMKDKIIEVFADMEELRVRPDDDTVRRVAYAFQELGQEEKKNLLVRKYGCKWKYIHFKGERIRVRRDAFSEEEDDES
- the LOC115697541 gene encoding subtilisin-like protease SBT5.6 isoform X1, with product MDKNGATLQFYHFLSIFIIINLSFSYCKAIEDHKEVYVVNLGEHSNNNINGVAKTLSEIEENHHSYLLSVKETEEDAKASLLYSYKHSFNGFAALLTPQQASKLSEMEEVVWISKSEPDKYTMHTTRSWEFSGLEENERIVNSNNHFGHMPADLLSKARYGEQVIVGLLDSGVWPESESFSDKGMGPIPKSWKGICQTGPDFNSSHCNRKLIGARYYLKGFEQYYGRLNTSEDYRSPRDKDGHGTHTASTVAGRTVHGASALGGFANGTASGGAPLARLAIYKVCWAIPGKQKAVGNTCFMEDMLAAMDDAIADGVHLMSISIGTTKPVNYSDDGIAIGALHAAKKNITVVCSAGNSGPGPGTLSNPAPWILTVGASSVDREFRAPVVLGNGQRIMGETVTPSKLRRKLYPLAYAADLAKPGVSRTNASLCLENSLSPEKAKGKIILCNRGNNSRVGKGKVVKQAGGVGYILGNDKASGGEVPCDAHFLPATALTYNNAMKVLKYIMSTKNPRAYIMPARTVLHTKPAPSVAGFSSRGPNVIEPNILKPDITAPGLNILAAWSGGDSPSKFSSDIDPRIVKYNILSGTSMSCPHVAAAVALLKAIHPTWSSAAIRSALMTTAGLTNNMGEGLSDETGGLANSFSYGAGYFRPAKAADPGLVYDASYVDYLLHFCNSGLQGADKSFKCPPNAPSAMELNYPSLSISKLVKTITVKRTVTNVGNAKSVYFFESKPPLGISVEASPSLLSFTHVGQKKSFTLTVKARSELLENKNSTKEYSFGWYSWLDGNHVVRSPIAVSLA
- the LOC115697541 gene encoding subtilisin-like protease SBT5.6 isoform X2, giving the protein MIMMKKKNPIISKFIIIIFLLPLLASCSYQIQNQVYVVNLGEHSNNNINGVAKTLSEIEENHHSYLLSVKETEEDAKASLLYSYKHSFNGFAALLTPQQASKLSEMEEVVWISKSEPDKYTMHTTRSWEFSGLEENERIVNSNNHFGHMPADLLSKARYGEQVIVGLLDSGVWPESESFSDKGMGPIPKSWKGICQTGPDFNSSHCNRKLIGARYYLKGFEQYYGRLNTSEDYRSPRDKDGHGTHTASTVAGRTVHGASALGGFANGTASGGAPLARLAIYKVCWAIPGKQKAVGNTCFMEDMLAAMDDAIADGVHLMSISIGTTKPVNYSDDGIAIGALHAAKKNITVVCSAGNSGPGPGTLSNPAPWILTVGASSVDREFRAPVVLGNGQRIMGETVTPSKLRRKLYPLAYAADLAKPGVSRTNASLCLENSLSPEKAKGKIILCNRGNNSRVGKGKVVKQAGGVGYILGNDKASGGEVPCDAHFLPATALTYNNAMKVLKYIMSTKNPRAYIMPARTVLHTKPAPSVAGFSSRGPNVIEPNILKPDITAPGLNILAAWSGGDSPSKFSSDIDPRIVKYNILSGTSMSCPHVAAAVALLKAIHPTWSSAAIRSALMTTAGLTNNMGEGLSDETGGLANSFSYGAGYFRPAKAADPGLVYDASYVDYLLHFCNSGLQGADKSFKCPPNAPSAMELNYPSLSISKLVKTITVKRTVTNVGNAKSVYFFESKPPLGISVEASPSLLSFTHVGQKKSFTLTVKARSELLENKNSTKEYSFGWYSWLDGNHVVRSPIAVSLA